One window of the Marinicella rhabdoformis genome contains the following:
- a CDS encoding MotA/TolQ/ExbB proton channel family protein, producing MKKFIIIILLTLSLTTWAQDDTNEEAAAAAAVQAPPIPQADEAKSQADIQLAYKKEYAFLSGQVANIQKRIKAYGSEVKIEKRQIEAEISSLENQLLNAETEASALEDEIYEIQRNSESAQDNQGLMDSTIIQASSTMTEYGFEGFDDNNRENSNRLADLEKMAELINQANALIKKQATITKSKGEFFLPNGTKVKGDILNVGQVASYGHSAQGGGVLAPAGENQFKVWADNDQALNADVFNGSSAGMLPIFLYESSIKAIEEKQGKTVLSVINSGGMIAWIITVLGLFALLLIIMRIGFLKSASASTEKLLAHVVEKIKAGDLKAAITYAGSKSSSSARVLLSALRNLNRDRDHLEDIISESILHESAQLNRFGSLIMVVATVAPLLGLLGTVTGMISTFDIITEFGTGDPKLLSSGISIALVTTEVGLAVAIPALMFGNILSGWAERIKDDMEKAALRAINVYQKVAE from the coding sequence ACCCATTCCACAGGCTGACGAAGCCAAATCTCAAGCTGATATTCAACTGGCATATAAAAAAGAGTATGCGTTCTTGAGCGGTCAGGTTGCGAATATTCAAAAGCGAATCAAAGCGTATGGTTCAGAAGTCAAAATAGAAAAAAGACAAATTGAAGCAGAAATTTCATCTTTAGAAAATCAATTGTTAAACGCTGAAACTGAAGCTTCAGCTTTAGAAGATGAAATTTATGAGATTCAAAGAAACTCAGAGTCAGCTCAAGACAACCAAGGCTTAATGGATTCAACCATCATTCAAGCATCTTCAACCATGACCGAGTATGGTTTTGAAGGTTTTGATGACAACAACAGAGAAAATTCAAACAGATTGGCAGACTTAGAGAAAATGGCTGAGTTGATTAATCAAGCCAATGCTTTGATTAAAAAACAAGCCACCATCACCAAAAGCAAAGGCGAGTTTTTTCTCCCCAATGGTACCAAAGTCAAGGGTGATATCTTGAATGTCGGACAAGTGGCATCCTACGGTCACAGTGCACAAGGTGGCGGCGTTTTGGCACCGGCTGGTGAAAACCAATTCAAGGTTTGGGCTGACAATGACCAAGCATTGAATGCAGATGTTTTCAATGGAAGTTCAGCGGGTATGCTGCCCATATTTTTATACGAATCTTCAATCAAAGCGATAGAAGAAAAACAAGGAAAGACAGTTTTATCAGTGATTAACTCAGGGGGTATGATCGCTTGGATCATCACCGTTTTGGGTTTGTTTGCGCTGTTGTTGATCATCATGCGCATAGGTTTCTTGAAAAGTGCTTCGGCGAGTACCGAAAAATTATTGGCTCATGTGGTTGAAAAAATCAAAGCGGGTGACCTTAAAGCGGCCATCACATACGCCGGCTCAAAATCTTCATCTTCGGCACGTGTCCTGTTGTCGGCTTTGCGCAACTTGAACCGTGATCGTGACCATTTGGAAGACATCATTTCAGAATCTATATTGCATGAATCAGCACAATTGAATCGCTTTGGTTCATTGATCATGGTGGTGGCGACTGTGGCGCCATTATTGGGGCTTTTGGGTACCGTTACAGGCATGATATCGACTTTTGACATCATTACAGAGTTTGGTACGGGTGATCCGAAATTGTTGTCCAGTGGCATTTCTATTGCCTTGGTAACCACCGAAGTCGGTTTGGCTGTGGCGATTCCTGCCTTGATGTTTGGCAACATTTTGTCCGGCTGGGCAGAGCGCATCAAGGATGACATGGAAAAAGCGGCTTTGCGTGCCATCAATGTCTATCAAAAAGTAGCCGAGTAA